The genomic segment AGAGATACTTCAAACCCTTGTAATTGGTTTTGTCTTacgttgcacctaccccacattttataatgttactgaatgtatccagagtatttttaGATTTTGTTATATCACCTGGCCAATGCAGAGGCCTGAATggcccatcatcatcatcctcctcttcctcagcgTGACAGCCCTCCGCTCCTGGCTTCTCCCCCCCTGCATCCCCTACCCTGGCCCCGTCAGGGGTCTGCTTCTCCACACTGCCCCCATTCTCCAGACCTCCAGAGCTCAACCCCTTCAGAGGGGTGCCCCCTGCCGCTGAGCTGGCCTCCCCGTCCAGCTGGCTGTTGGGACTCCTGAtcagcctctgtctctgtgtaggaaagcgagagagagtgagagtgcacATTAGTTCTCCATAGTGGCTAATGTAGCCCCTTGTTGATGGTCCTCCAGTCCAATACCTCACTGATGAGCACACGGCCTGCCATGGTGAGCCTGGTGCGAGGGGAGAAGTGGGGGCTGATCATTATGCGCAGGCCGGCCTCGGAGAAGGACAGCTGGTGGGGGTTGAGGATCAGGAGCTCGTCCACCATCACCACCGGAGGAGACTCCTGACCCTGGGGTTGTCCTGCAAggtgagggagggatgggaagACTTTGGGTAACACTTTACCTAAAGCCAACAGGcaggtataatgcattatgatgttgttataatgcaCTGTGAGACTTGTAATGTAACAACAAATCAATAACAGCCACAGCTTCTAACACTCAGACAGTGAGAGCTGAAAGGAGCTCCAATCCAAACAGACCTTTCCTGAGCAGCACCATGTTGGTGTTACAGGTGAGTCCGTCCTCTGCCATCTCCTCGTCTCTGAGTCCCTCACTGATAAGGCAGCACTGACCCGGGCCCCCAAACCGACGTTGCACACATCCCCTGATCTGGGAGTTGAACCTGAAACCACAAAACAGCTGTCATTTGAGAAACAGCACAAGCAGACACTAGCTACATGCTCTGTGGATTGAGGACTCTTGTGAGAGGTGTTTCAGCATACTCACTTCATGATAAGGATGTAAACTCCATACATGGTCATTAGGAGCACGGCCTCCCACCTACAATCAGAGAAATACACGGCTCAACTACCACCTAAAACCAGTAAACAGCTCAATCAGAGAAATACACGGCTCAACTACCACCTAAAACCAGTAAACAGTTCAATCAGAGAAATACACAGTTCAACTACCACCTAAAGCCAGTAAACAGTTCAACTACCACCTAAAACCAGTAAACAGCTCAATCAGAGAAATACACAGTTCAACTATCCCCTAAAACCAGTAAACAGTTCAACTACCCCCTAAAACCAGTAAACAGTTCAACTACCACCTAAAACCAGTAAACAGTTAAACTACCACTTAAAATCAGTAAACAGCTCAATCAGAGAAATACACAGTTCAACTACCACCTAAAACCAGTAAACAGTTCAATCAGAGAAATACACAGTTCAACTACCACCTAAAACCAGTAAACAGTTCAACTACCACCTAAAACCAGTAAACAGTTCAACTACCACCTAAAACCAGTAAACAGTTCAACTACCACCTAAAACCTGCAAACTGCTATTTTACTGTACTTTTACAATTCTGACGTGTAACATTGAGACCTTTGGCAGCATTAATCATGATAAAACTCACCAGACAACTTTTGCATCGTATATAACCTACAAAGAGAAAGTTAACACATTAAAATAGTCACAGCTGCATCATCATTTCACTATGTACAGGCAGATTATACAGCACTGTAATTGTAGAGCACAAGTAAGCTCCTATATACTGATCTCTAAATGCATTTGATTGTGTGGTCTtaatttcccctcctccctcccttgtctgGCTCACCAGGATGAGAGCCAGCACAGAGAAGATGTAGTAGGTGGAGTCCCTGAACAGAGACCACCACGTCAGAACCACCGTCTGCAGAGGGGGaggagccacacagagagagattccACTAACAGACAACCAACACACAGCTAAATCAAGATGAAGTCCTCAGGTTCACTCAGCCAGTGCATGTGTAGAATCATTTCTAAAATACGTTTCCATGTATTTATGAGCTCTTTAGCCATAGCTAGCTACACTGTTAAGACCATAAGGTGTGTAGTCTTTGGCAGGTCTGTACCTGGCCCGCAAAGATGCCACAAACACCAATGATGACCAGGATGTTGAAGACCGCTGAGCCCACGATGGTGCCGACCCCCACGTCTCCTTTAGTGATGAACACAcctgagatggaaagagaggtgtgggaggggCTGTAGTGACAATTACATTTTAGTGGATGAAACCAACGGTTATCTCAATGTGTTCTATACGTTGATGTAGAATGAAAGACTATTCATATTGACTCTGCTGACATCATATGGATATGTGTGGCATTACATGATACACAAACATGTTCATTTGGATGGTTTGAAGATCCATGGCAAGATGATGAAAGTTATGGGCCATTTGTATCAGTCAGTGTTGGGCATAATGTATAGTGTTCATTGACACAATATTGGCCACTGATATCAGGAAATATGAGGTGAAATACAGAGTGATTAAGAACTGACCAATGAGAGAGGTGAAGAGCTCTGGTGCTGAGCTTCCTGCAGCCATGAAGGTTGCCCCTGCCACATCCTCACTGAGCTGCAGGTtctgacagggacagagacaaggGGAACATTCTCACACAATCATAATACATGATCAAGAAGCACTATGTCTTGTCTTGCACAAAGTTTATATTTTAAATGTGTCAACTAAAAGTAGTAATAATGTAGTGATAAAAAGCAGCACATGGTGCCTCCttcttcctgtatcctgtacCTTCCTGTATCCTGTACCTTCCTGTATCCTGTACCTTCCTGTATCCTGTACCTTCCTGTATCCTGTACGTTAACTGGTGTTGTTGGTTTTCTCACCTCTGATATTTTCTCCAGGGAAGGGACAAAGTAGTCATCACAGACAATAGCAAGAGCATAGAACATGTAGATAGCCTAAAAGATACAGCGAGAGATGAAAATAGAGATACAATCTGTAAGGATGTGATAAGGAAGTGTTTAAGTTATTCAGTTCATTTCGGCAGGTGTACTTCACTATGATTGGCAGATAAATGATATTAGGAAACATCTGAACAGATGGAATTGCACTGAGGGTGTGGCTGCAAAACTGCAGTATCATGGTTGTTTTGTGAGGTGTGTTAAACAGGTGTGTTTTCTGCATTGTGTGTTATGGGACACTCACACACAGCACATGTAACAGCACTGCTCCTCCTTTCAGCTCCTCCTTGGTGAAGATGTCTTCTGGAAACTCATGGATggctcagggagagagaacagtacAACACAGTTAGACACAgatcctacctctctctgtcgagagagagagagagagaggggggagaatggAGGTGGAAAAGGAtagtcaacaacaacagcagaggggaaaggagagagagggggagagaatggagGTGGAAAAGGAtagtcaacaacaacagcagagcgggaaggagagagaggggggagaatggAGGTGGAAAAGGAtagtcaacaacaacagcagaggggaaaggagagaggggggagagaatggAGGTGGAAAAGGAtagtcaacaacaacagcagagggggaaggagagagagggggagagaatggagGTGGAAAATGAtagtcaacaacaacagcagagggggaaggagagagagggggagagaatggagGTGGAAAAGGAtagtcaacaacaacagcagagggggaaggagagagagggggagagaatggagGTGGAAAAGGAtagtcaacaacaacagcagagggggaaggagagagagggggaatggaggtGGAAAAGGAtagtcaacaacaacagcagagggggaaggagagagggggagagaatggagGTGGAAAATGAtagtcaacaacaacagcagaggggaaaggagagagagggggagagaatggagGTGGAAAAGGAtagtcaacaacaacagcagaggggaaggagagagaggggggagagaatggAGGTGGAAAATGAtagtcaacaacaacagcagagggggaaggagagagagggggagagaatggagGTGGAAAAGGAtagtcaacaacaacagcagaggggaaaggagagagaggggggagagaatggagggaaAAGGATAGTCAACAAcaacagagggggaaggagagagggggggaatggAGGTGGAAAATGAtagtcaacaacaacagcagagggggaaggagagagggggggaatggAGGTGGAAAAGGAtagtcaacaacaacagcagagggggaaggagagagggggaatggaggtGGAAAAGGAtagtcaacaacaacagcagagggggaaggagagaggggggaatg from the Oncorhynchus tshawytscha isolate Ot180627B linkage group LG33, Otsh_v2.0, whole genome shotgun sequence genome contains:
- the LOC112231289 gene encoding sodium/potassium/calcium exchanger 3 isoform X2 yields the protein MKAVVQTGRRRPFQRFCCCGVGLLAVIWLAQVAHVTEPESSGSQPEEGGVPVRSRRRLMQEEWTEDNQTLDLPRPAIHEFPEDIFTKEELKGGAVLLHVLCAIYMFYALAIVCDDYFVPSLEKISENLQLSEDVAGATFMAAGSSAPELFTSLIGVFITKGDVGVGTIVGSAVFNILVIIGVCGIFAGQTVVLTWWSLFRDSTYYIFSVLALILVIYDAKVVWWEAVLLMTMYGVYILIMKFNSQIRGCVQRRFGGPGQCCLISEGLRDEEMAEDGLTCNTNMVLLRKGQPQGQESPPVVMVDELLILNPHQLSFSEAGLRIMISPHFSPRTRLTMAGRVLISERQRLIRSPNSQLDGEASSAAGGTPLKGLSSGGLENGGSVEKQTPDGARVGDAGGEKPGAEGCHAEEEEDDDDGPFRPLHWPGGCCARVKWLISWPLGLLLYCTVPNCVFPRWHRWFMVTFVASTLWIAIFSYLMVWMVTIISYTLDIPDYIMGITFLAAGTSVPDCMASLIVARQGMGDMAVSNSIGSNIFDILLGLGFPWALRTLVVDNGSLVYINNKGLVYSVVLLLASVFLTFS
- the LOC112231289 gene encoding sodium/potassium/calcium exchanger 3 isoform X1 — its product is MKAVVQTGRRRPFQRFCCCGVGLLAVIWLAQVAHVTEPESSGSQPEEGGVPVRSRRRLMQEEWTEDNQTLDLPRPAIHEFPEDIFTKEELKGGAVLLHVLCAIYMFYALAIVCDDYFVPSLEKISENLQLSEDVAGATFMAAGSSAPELFTSLIGVFITKGDVGVGTIVGSAVFNILVIIGVCGIFAGQTVVLTWWSLFRDSTYYIFSVLALILVIYDAKVVWWEAVLLMTMYGVYILIMKFNSQIRGCVQRRFGGPGQCCLISEGLRDEEMAEDGLTCNTNMVLLRKGQPQGQESPPVVMVDELLILNPHQLSFSEAGLRIMISPHFSPRTRLTMAGRVLISERQRLIRSPNSQLDGEASSAAGGTPLKGLSSGGLENGGSVEKQTPDGARVGDAGGEKPGAEGCHAEEEEDDDDGPFRPLHWPGGCCARVKWLISWPLGLLLYCTVPNCVFPRWHRWFMVTFVASTLWIAIFSYLMVWMVTIISYTLDIPDYIMGITFLAAGTSVPDCMASLIVARQGMGDMAVSNSIGSNIFDILLGLGFPWALRTLVVDNGSLVYINNKGLVYSVVLLLASVFLTVMSVHLNHWKLDRRLGLGLILLYAIFLLCSIFFGQM